In Candidatus Margulisiibacteriota bacterium, the genomic window TCAAGTCGCCCTGACCAGGCTTATTGCCAGCAGGGTGTTGCGTAAATATCGGATGGATAGTGGCTTTGGCAAGGGGTTTTGGCTGGCTTTGACCAGGGGGATAATTCTTTACGCGACGACTCAAAGCTTAAGAGTAATGAAAGACTTCTCTCGCTCTTCCCGTTTCTCTATGAAGAGGGTCCTTAATGGAAAGACGCTAACCGAAGAAGAAAAAGCGATCATTAATGTCGGTTCGTCCGGGAAGGCTGATGAATATGGCATTGAAAGAAATGCCTATGGAGGGATGATCAGAATAGATGAACAAGAGAGAGGAGTTGGGGTTTTTGGCAGAAAAATGGATGAAAAACTAAGACACTGGCTTGATGAAAAAGTCGGCTCCAATGGACGTATCCACCTTCTTGGCTACTTTACTATCTGGGCGAGCATTCGTTCCTGGTTTTCGGTTGTGATGAGGAGATTTTCCGGAGAAAAAAAGGATTGATCAAGTGATTCTATCAGTAGCCATAAATAAAAGTTTTTGGAGACTATACTTTAAAGTATATGATCGGAACCAATCCGAACCATATTTGCGCTTAATAAAAGATGGCGCGCGAAAATTAGTTAAAAATCCGATCGGTAAATATCTAGAGCTTGGCTGTGGTTCAGGCAATCCAACTTTGGAAATTGCCCGCAGATTGAAGGCCGCGGGTGACGTTGTCGGATTAGACTCTTCAACCGATGCCATTGAGTTAGCTCAAAAAAAAGCGTCAGCGGAGAAACTTGGGAATATCACGTTTGTCTTGGGCGACATGGGAAAGGCGCTCCCTTTTGCTGATGAGTCGTTTGATGGGATATTGGCCAACAATTCGTTTTATTTGGTCAGTGACCCGCAAAAAACATTGATTGAAGTGATACGTTTGCTGAAACCCGGCGGTTCTTTCTTGATGACCAACCCCAAAGAAGCCGCCAGCTCTTCGGCGATCTTCAGAGAACATCTGGCAATTATGAAAGAGCGCTATTTTTACAGGTATGGCGCTGTGATTGGCGGGGTCGCTCTGGCGGGGCACACCGCGCGGGCGTTATATAATTACAGCCTCCTCCTCCCTTTTCAGTTGGTTTTGAAATATAGCTATAAGATCGAATCCCACTTCTGGCCGGCCGAAAAATGGGAGCAGGTCATAGAAGAGGCGCGGCGAGCTTCTCCTTATCCCTTTGCGGTCAGAGGCCCCTTTGACGCTTACGCCGGGCAGAACCACACCTATATTATTGATAGATTGCCGCGATAATTCGGGTTATAATACCGGATCATGGCCCTAAAACCGGAAATTAACAAGCAGTTATTGAACTTTGTTTTATTCTTTTTCTTCGCGTTAGCTATATTGGGGACCGCCTTTATTGTTTATTACAAATTTGATCCACTTACAATTCCCAGCTATTATTTGATTTTATCGCAAATATTGCTGGGTTTATTTATCTTGATCAATAACCCGGCAAATCAGATTAATTTATATTTCTTCCATTTTCTCTTATTTATGGCGACCTGGAATTTCCTGGCTTCGATAATTATTCATTCTCCGTTGGATACGCCAATGTTCTGGGGAGATTGGTATGTCTACGTTGCCGCTGTTTTAATGACCTTATTTTTAATGTTTTTTACCATGGTTTTTCCTCAACGGAAGCCTTACTTTACTCAATTGAGTAAAGTTCTTTTCTTGGTCTTGCCTCTGTTCATAATTGTTTCAATCCTGATCAGCCATGAATATATAATTAGTGGGATTATCTTGGAGCGGGGGATTAGGACCCCGCTCCCGGGAAGCGGTTATAATACCTTTGTTTTTTACATTATATTTTATATTGGTTTGGTCGTTTTTAATCTTGTTCAAAGTTATTTGCGGGCCGGCAATTTAGAAAAACTCCGTCTCTTTTATTTATTAATTGGGGCATTGATCTCGATCAGTGGTTTTATGATCACAAATCTTTTCCTGCCGATCATGGGAGTTGCCGATCTTGAATGGATGGGGGCCTGGTTTACCTTGATTTTCGCGGCCTTTACCGCTTACGCGATCACCAAGCACCACCTCCTTGATATCTCGATCGTCATCAGCCGGTTCTTTGCCGAGCTTATTACGATCGCGATCCATGCTTCATTTTATCTCCTTTTTGTCTGGGGTTTTCTCGCGTATGTAGGGACGACCATCAGCTGGGTCTTTTTGACCCTGACGATCATTTTTGGCATATTTGTCGGGCAGACACATCATAACCTCCGGGTCTTTATCCAAACGACCTCCGACAAGTTATTCCTGCGGGGTAAATACAATTATTACCGGGAGCTATCTGACGCGACGACCAGGGTAGGGGAGAAAATGTCGCTGACCGAGATCCTCAAGGTCTTGTACAGCACCTTTTACAATGTCGTCGAGATCTCTGACCCAAAAATATATCTCCCGGAGTATTTTTCGGAGCTTGAAAAAAGATCAACCTGTTACCAGATCTACGACAGAGAAAACTTTGCTCCTCAGCCAAACAGCTGCGAAGTTCTGGCCGACTCGCCGTTAGTTGCCGAAATGCTGAAAAAGAGAGGTCCGCTCTTTGACGTCAAAGAGATCGACTCCGCCCTGGTCGTTCCCTGCATCCTGGAGAGTCGACTGATCGGCTTCTTTGCCCTGGGTCGCAAGCTCTCCGAAGACGCCTACACCGACGAAGATCTCCGCCTTCTGCAGGTATTGGCAAACCAGGCGGCGATGGCCCTGGACCACACCCGCTCATACGAGAAGATCAGGAACGAATTGGAGGCGGTGGAGCGCCAACTGGAGCGCTCCCAGCGGCTTGCGTCGCTCGGGACCCTGACCGCCGGCGTAACCCACGAGATCCGCAACCCCCTGACCGTGATCAGGGGAGAGACCGAACGGCTGGTCAAAGAGCCGCGCGACATAGAGTATTTAAAAAACTTCCGGGAACTGTTGCTGCGGCATATTGACCGGATCTCCGGCATTGTCAACCGGATGCTTGACCTGGCCAAGGAAAAAGCCAAGGAAAGAAAGCCGGTCGACCTGAACGAAATGATCGAGGCCTCCCTGACCCTGATCTCTTTTGGGAAAGTGAAGCTGGAGAAAGAAATGGGGGAGATCCCCAGGATCTCCGGCGATCCGGAGGCGCTGCAGGAGGTCTTTATCAACCTTTTTCAGAACGCGATCGAGGCGATGCCCCAGGGAGGGAAGATCATGGTGAAGACTTTCCAGGAGAATAACCGGGTCGTGGTCGAAGTGAGCGATACCGGGAAAGGCATTCCAGCGGATCTAAGGGAGAAGATCTTTGACCCGTTCTTTTCAACGCGGCATGAAGGGGTTGGGCTGGGGCTGTCGATTGTCTACCGGATAATCCGCGAACACGACGGCGACATCTCCGTCGACAGCGAAGTGGGGAAGGGGAGCACGTTTAGGCTTACCTTTTAGCTCTTCTTCTTGAATTCTTCTCTTTTCTCAATATGTTTTTCAAAGGTATTCAGCACCATGCTGGTGTCTTTCCCCTCAAAAAACTTGTCGACAGTGGCGAGGAGCTCATCGCTTTTGAACGGTTTTTTTATGTAGTTAATGACAAAGCCGGAGGTGGCGCGGTCCCACTTTTCCTCGTCTTCCCAGGCGGTCAGCATGGAGATGCCGATATCTTCGCCAAAGTCCTTGCGGATCTTTTCCAATAACTGGAGGCCGTCAACTTCGGGCATCTTGATGTCGAGAAAAACGAGCCGGATCTTGTTGCCTCCAAGGCCGAGAAAGCTCCGGTTTTTGGACAATTTATCCAGCGCTTCTTTGGCCGAGTAGGCGGTCAGGACCTCGTACTTGCCGGTATCCCTGATCGTGTCGGAAATAACGTTCGCGACATCGACTTCATCATCCACAACCATAATTATTGGCTTTGCCATATTAAATCACGCTCCGTGGGATAAATTTTCTCATGAAACGCCCAGATAGTCAATCGATCCCCTATTTGATACAATACTCGAATGAGGAATAGTTTGCGTCTGGCCGGTTTGGCCGGTTTGGTTGTTTTTGCGGTTTTAATTCTGTTGATCCCTCTGATCTATCCAAAGCTGGCAGAGAGCAGTGACCACCCCGATCTGCCGCTTAAGGTTAAAAAAAAGGCCGATAAAGGGATCTATATTACCTGGTATGTCGCTCAAACCCCGAAAATGCTGGACCGCTTACTTGCCCGGGCCAAAGAGTGCGGTCTTAACACGATCGTAGTAGATGCCAAGTTTGCCCTTTCTCCGCCGCTTTTGGAGTTGCTTAAAAAGAGAGAATTGACCGAGAAAACTGTCGCGACCGCCGATCCCTGGCTGTCGGAATTTACGGCAAAACTCCACGAGCAGGGGTTTATTGTCTCTACCCGGCTGGTGGTGTTTAAGGACGACCACCTGGCGCTGGCCAGGCCCGACCTGGCGGTCAAGGTCCCGGGCGGGGGGTATTACCGGGATTTAAAAGAGGGGAAATGGGCCGATCCTTATTCGAACGAGGTCCGGCTCTACAATGAATTGGTGGCCGAGCGGGCGGCCGCTTCGGGGGTTGACGAGATCCAGTTTGACTACATACGCTTCCCAGCCGAGGGGAGGGCCAAGCACGCCTATTATCCGCACGAAAAAAACGGTATCAGCCGGGTTGATATTGTTTGCGAGTTTTTGGCCGGGGTCAAGAAGCGGCTGGAGAGGTACAATGTCTCGCTGGCGGTTGATATTTTTGGTATTGCTGCCTGGCAGCAGCCAGTCGATGTGCAGAGCCTGGGGCAGGACCTAAAGCGGATGTCTGCCTATCTTGACGTCCTCTCGCCCATGCTCTACCCGTCTCATTTTCACGCGGGCTACGATGGTTATGATAATCCGGGGAGTTATCCCTATCATTTCATGAGCCAGGGAGTAAAAAAATCACTCGATATTTTGTCCGGAGAAGCGACGACCCTGGTCCCGTGGATCCAGGGATTCAACCTTCGCTCCCCTAACTTTGGGGCAAACTATATCTTAGAGCAGGTTAGGGCCGCCAAAGAGCTGGGGGTAGACCATTTTCTGGTCTGGAACGCCTCCAATAATTACGAAACGACCTTTGCCGCCCTGCGGCGACGCCCATCAAGCCCTTAATTACCCTGGGTAAGCGAACGGAGCGGGACGGTGAACGTAATGACCGGGTGGCCGCGCAGATCGGTCGGAAAAGTTATATTACCAAGCAATTGCCTGATCCTGCTTTCTGGTATGGCATCTGATCCTGGCGCGTGCCAGGCTCCGGTTGCCGATTTCAGGGTGAGCCGCCCATTGGCATCCACCTGAATTTTCAGGCTCAAGCCACCATGACCCTCAAGACGCCTTAATGCCTCTTTTACCAGGTTGACCGCTCGGGTAGTTTTGCGGTCATCACCGTAGCTGATCTCTTCGACGGGAGCCGAGGACGGGTCGGGAGTGATTGTGACCGGCCCATCGTCACCGATTTGTCCCAACATTCCGGTTCCGGTCGTTGTTTGGCGGCGGGCGATATTAGCATCAACAGGGTTGTTGATGTCAATGTCTACGCTATCGGCATTGGCGCCGGCGTCGTGCTGGGTGATCCTATAAAAATGAGGGGCTGAACTGCTGGCAAAACGGATCCGGAGGAATTCGCCTTCGCGGCCGGCGATAGTGTAAATAGGCTCTTCACTGCCGCGGCCATTGACATACTTGGCCTTGCGGTTGGTCGCCGTGGCGAGCGGGAGAGCGGGCCTTGACGGTGTTGACGGCGCTACCGGAGCGCTCGATCCGGTCGGAGCCGGTTGGGCCGGTCTATTTAATGGCTTTTTTTTTCAGATTCGGTGCCAACCGAAACGGTGGCGCTTCCCGCTGCCGGGACACTGGCTCCGCGGACATTGAGCGGCCGCTGGAACGAAGGCAGGGCACTGTTAGGGGTCAGATACCTGGTCGGTGTTCCCATTGGGAGAAGCGGGGATGAATATGGTCCAACCCGGCTTTGGCCTTTGTAGACTTCTCTTCCAAAGAACAAGGCGGTTGCCCCTCTGACCAGATCGTAGGTGAGCATTCCGGTCACTCCTCCACCATTGTCGGCGATCTGCAGATGAGCTCCGAGCGGCGCCAGGAACGGCAGGCTTTCGCCAAATTCAGTGAAGTATGAGGCTTGCAGGAAATTCCTGCTTTCGTCAACATAGTGATTTGGCGCGATATGACCTGCCCAGATTTCCGGGCGGCCCCAGGGGAACAAGGCGCCGATACTAACGTCGGTCAAAGCGACCGCGTTCCATGCGTAGTCGCCGTCGCCGAGTGTTTCGCGGCCAATGTTAAGCTGGGCGTAAGGGTGCCACCGGTGGTTAGGGAATGCTCCCGTTAAACCAACAGCTTGGGCGCCGACCCTTTCTTTATAATCTTCTCCAGCCAGGGTGTCGGGGGTTGATTGCTCTCCCCAAACGACCTGAGCGTAACTGAGGGTCAGGCTAAGGTCGCCAACCGGATTGAAAGCGAACTGTCCTCCGGCTCTAACTGTCCGACGGGTCCCGTCGTAGCTGCCGCCGTAAACTTCAATATGGTTCAGCGAGAAAGCGGTCCGGTCATGCTCGACAAAAGCCCCATAGCTGGCGCGGTCTCCAATAAAGCCGCTGGAGGCGAGGCCAAAAGTGGCGTTGGTCGCGTCACCGGTCGGGAACTGGCGGGTTGACTCTTCGGCGTGGGTCTTGCGCCCGCTGGCCAGAACGTAGGCTCCCGGCTGTAGGCCGCGGAAAAACGCGTAGCGGACGCCGACACCGGCGCCGGCGTCGGTAAAGCGGTTGCCGTCAAAATCGGTAGCGAAGGTCGCCTGAAGAGGGGCGACAACTTCCAGACGGGGGCTTTCGATGATCCCATTAGGCCCGACCACACGGATCAAAACCGCGGGGGCGAGTCCAAAGTTGGAGTAAGAGCCAAGGGTGACCGGGGCATCGTCTCCGGGGACTGTGCCGAGGCTCAATCTAAGCCGTGGATTGACCATTCCCGGGGTATCTTCGGTCCCGATATAGCGCCGCCAGGATGGGAGCTGGTTGCCGGTGTTGCCGGTGGTTCGCGGCCGGACCGGTGTTTGCGCTGGTCTATCAGGGAGGCTGGGGGTTACGGTTA contains:
- a CDS encoding class I SAM-dependent methyltransferase produces the protein MILSVAINKSFWRLYFKVYDRNQSEPYLRLIKDGARKLVKNPIGKYLELGCGSGNPTLEIARRLKAAGDVVGLDSSTDAIELAQKKASAEKLGNITFVLGDMGKALPFADESFDGILANNSFYLVSDPQKTLIEVIRLLKPGGSFLMTNPKEAASSSAIFREHLAIMKERYFYRYGAVIGGVALAGHTARALYNYSLLLPFQLVLKYSYKIESHFWPAEKWEQVIEEARRASPYPFAVRGPFDAYAGQNHTYIIDRLPR
- a CDS encoding GAF domain-containing protein; the encoded protein is MALKPEINKQLLNFVLFFFFALAILGTAFIVYYKFDPLTIPSYYLILSQILLGLFILINNPANQINLYFFHFLLFMATWNFLASIIIHSPLDTPMFWGDWYVYVAAVLMTLFLMFFTMVFPQRKPYFTQLSKVLFLVLPLFIIVSILISHEYIISGIILERGIRTPLPGSGYNTFVFYIIFYIGLVVFNLVQSYLRAGNLEKLRLFYLLIGALISISGFMITNLFLPIMGVADLEWMGAWFTLIFAAFTAYAITKHHLLDISIVISRFFAELITIAIHASFYLLFVWGFLAYVGTTISWVFLTLTIIFGIFVGQTHHNLRVFIQTTSDKLFLRGKYNYYRELSDATTRVGEKMSLTEILKVLYSTFYNVVEISDPKIYLPEYFSELEKRSTCYQIYDRENFAPQPNSCEVLADSPLVAEMLKKRGPLFDVKEIDSALVVPCILESRLIGFFALGRKLSEDAYTDEDLRLLQVLANQAAMALDHTRSYEKIRNELEAVERQLERSQRLASLGTLTAGVTHEIRNPLTVIRGETERLVKEPRDIEYLKNFRELLLRHIDRISGIVNRMLDLAKEKAKERKPVDLNEMIEASLTLISFGKVKLEKEMGEIPRISGDPEALQEVFINLFQNAIEAMPQGGKIMVKTFQENNRVVVEVSDTGKGIPADLREKIFDPFFSTRHEGVGLGLSIVYRIIREHDGDISVDSEVGKGSTFRLTF
- a CDS encoding response regulator → MAKPIIMVVDDEVDVANVISDTIRDTGKYEVLTAYSAKEALDKLSKNRSFLGLGGNKIRLVFLDIKMPEVDGLQLLEKIRKDFGEDIGISMLTAWEDEEKWDRATSGFVINYIKKPFKSDELLATVDKFFEGKDTSMVLNTFEKHIEKREEFKKKS
- a CDS encoding putative glycoside hydrolase, which produces MRNSLRLAGLAGLVVFAVLILLIPLIYPKLAESSDHPDLPLKVKKKADKGIYITWYVAQTPKMLDRLLARAKECGLNTIVVDAKFALSPPLLELLKKRELTEKTVATADPWLSEFTAKLHEQGFIVSTRLVVFKDDHLALARPDLAVKVPGGGYYRDLKEGKWADPYSNEVRLYNELVAERAAASGVDEIQFDYIRFPAEGRAKHAYYPHEKNGISRVDIVCEFLAGVKKRLERYNVSLAVDIFGIAAWQQPVDVQSLGQDLKRMSAYLDVLSPMLYPSHFHAGYDGYDNPGSYPYHFMSQGVKKSLDILSGEATTLVPWIQGFNLRSPNFGANYILEQVRAAKELGVDHFLVWNASNNYETTFAALRRRPSSP